One Algoriphagus sp. Y33 genomic window, TTCTCAGGTTTGGCCTATAATGTCATCCGAAAGCTTAAAAATACAGAGCATCCTCTGGTGATTATCTTCTATTTTCCTCTAGTTACACTGCCGTTTGCATTGATTGTATCTGCTTTTGGATGGGTAAATCCGGTAGGGTGGGACTGGGTAATATTGCTTTTCATCGGTATGTGTACGCAGACTGCACAGTACTTTTTGACGATTGCTTACCAAAATGCGAATGTTTCTAAGGTTTCCAGTCTTACCTATATAGGAATAGTCTATGCGCTGTTATTTGGGTTCTTTTTCTTCGGAGAAACATTCAGCGCCTTGGTTTACGCGGGGATGGGACTTGTTTTGTTGGGAATTCTACTCAATATGAGGGTGAAGCAAGTTTCATAATGAATTGGACAGGAATCTAAAGCAGGTTATTTTTGAACTAAGCTAAAAACAAACAATGAAAATCACCAAAGATCTATATCAAGGTTCGTTGGCACTTCTGACGGATTTTTATCAGTTGACCATGGCTTATGCTTACTGGAAATCAGGAAAAGCAGAGCAGGAAGCGGTGTTCAATCTTTTCTTTCGAAAGCATCCCTTTCAGGGTGGGTTTACGATTGCGGCGGGACTGGATTACATTGTCGATTATTGCAAAAACTTCCAATTCAGCAAAGAAGATCTGGCTTACCTGGCTACCATGAAAGGAAAGAATGACGAGGTGCTGTTTGAAAGCGGATTTTTGGATTACCTCAGAGATATGAAGTTCAGCTGCGATATAGATGCTGTGGAAGAGGGTACTGTGGTATTTCCAAATACGCCGTTGGTGCGTGTAAAAGGCCCATTGATCCAGTGCCAATTGCTGGAGACACCTCTTTTGAATATTATCAATTTCCAAAGTTTGATTGCCACCAAGGCTGCCAGGATCAACTTGGCTGCGAAAGGCGAACCTATTTTGGAATTTGGTCTACGTCGTGCCCAGGGGATTGATGGAGGTTTGGCTGCGTCAAGAGCTGCCTATATCGGTGGCTGCGCTTCTACAAGCAATGTGATGGCCGGAAAGCTTTTTGGAATTCCTGTGTCGGGCACACACGCACATAGCTGGATCATGTCTTTCGACACAGAAATAGAAGCTTTTGAAGCCTATGCGGATGCTTTTCCGGACCAATCCGTTTTTCTGGTTGATACTTATGATACAATCAACGGGATTAAGAATGCCATTAAAATAGGGAATGCATTGAGAAGCAGGGGAAAAGAAATGGTGGGTATCCGGATAGACTCAGGGGATTTGGCATATTTCAGTAATGTGGCAAGGGAGATGCTGGATGAAGCAGGTTTTCCGGATGCTAAAATCGTGGCATCAAATGATCTGGACGAGCATATTATTACCTCTCTGAAAGGTCAGGAATCATCGATAAATGTGTGGGGCGTGGGGACGAAATTGGTAACGGCATTTGACCAGCCGGCTCTTGGAGGTGTCTACAAACTCTCTGCAATACGTGACGAAAAGGGAGTATGGGTTCCAAAAATCAAACTTTCCCAGCAATCCCTAAAAATCAATATTCCGGGATTGCATACTGTAAAGCGTTTTTTCTCCAAGGGAAAAGCAGTTTCGGATATGATTTACCTTGAGGCCCAAGAACTGAATCCTCAGGCAGCACTGATTATTGATCCGAACGATCCGACCAGGAGGAAGCGGATGATGCCTGCTTTCTATCAGGAAGAAATACTGCTTAAGCCAATTTTCGATCAAGGTAAATTGGTCTATGCACTTCCGACAATCACGCAAATCAGAGATAGAGTTCAAAAGCAGCTTGATTCTTTGGATAAGACACATAAGAGATTGGTAAACCCCCATTTATATCCTATTGGTCTGGAAGAAAACCTTCATCATTTGAGAATGGAATTGGTATTGAAAGCAAAACAAGTTGATAATGGGAATGAATCTGAAAAATAGCGTCTTATTGATTATCGATGTGCAGAATGATTTTTTGCCGGGAGGAGCATTGGCGGTAAATCAGGGTGATGAAGTCGTTTCTGTCATCAATGCACTACAGGAGGAATTTGATTTTATAGTGGCGACTCAGGATTTTCACCCTGCAGACCATGGAAGCTTTGCTGCAAATCACCCTGATAAAAATCCGGGAGAAGTGATCGAACTAAATGGTTTGACTCAGGTTCTCTGGCCTATACATTGCGTGCAGGGATCCGAAGGGGCTGAATTTCATGAGGAACTGAATCCCATCAAGTGGAAGGCAATTTTTCAAAAAGGGAAAAACCCGGGAGTTGACTCCTATTCAGGTTTTTTTGACAATGCCCGAAGAGGAGACACAGGGCTGGGAGATTTTCTTCAGAATGAAGGGATAATGAATGTCTTCGTGACTGGGCTTGCGCAGGATTATTGCGTGAAATTCACCGCACTGGACTCGGTCAGCCTCGGATTTAATACCTACCTGATCACTGATGCTACCCGAGCGGTGAATCTTAATCCCAAGGATGGCGATTTAGCATTGGAAGAAATGAAAAATGCAGGAGTAAAACTTATTGAAAGTACAGCTATTTTAGATTGATTATGTTTGAATTTAATCCTGAGAGACATTATCCAAAAGAAACTGAGAGCAGAGTTCTGATTAGGTTCCAAGACTGTGACCCGCTACGTCACCTGAACAATGCCAAGTATTTTGACTACTTCTTCAACGCCCGGGAAGATCAGGTACCGAAGCTCTATGGAGTAGAGATGATGGATTTCATTAAAAAATACCAAGCTGCCTGGGTGATATACAATCACAATATTTCTTACGTGAAGCCTGCGATGGTAGGAGAGTGGGTACGGATAAAGAGCCGTATCATTTGGCATAATCACAATACAGTGGTTTTGGAATATTACATGATGGATGATAGTGAGACGCAGTTGAAGACACTGTTGTGGACGACAATGCGGTATGTCACATTGGCCGAAGGAAAATCTACAGACCATACGGGAGCTGTGAATGAGTTTCTCACTGCGACCTCAATGAACTTAGACATCAGTGGAATCCAGATTAAAGACCGGGTAAAATCAGTCACTCAAGAGCTAAGAAAGTATTGATATAGATCAATTTTCTGTATCTCAGCGAACAAGGCCTGTACAAGAGCGTACAGGTTTGTTTTTTTTAAATTTTTTGATTTCAGGTTCTTACAAATGTTTGAAAAATTAATTTTTGCCAACATCCGCAATACGGTGTAACCTGGTTTTACCGAACAATGGGATTAAACTGCTCGGTTGCAGTACATTTTTTCAGTAAATCGACCATTTTCAGTACACTTTAGGTCTGCAAAAGAGCTCTTTATCCAAATTTTATTTTGTGCCAATGTTAATTTTTGCAAACAGGAAGCCTGCTCAAAACAGTGGAAAAGGGACTTGTGGGGGCGGTTGGTACATGGTTCGCAAGAAGGGAAAGCATAACTCTAAACCAACATGTTATGAAAACCTTATTCACATTTGCACTAGCAGGACTTTTAGCTACGAGTACTTTTGCTTCTAATGATCTGGAAGATTTGAAAGCAAATTCATCCGTCCATTCTAAGTATAAAAAAATCTCCATACATCTTAATGAAGGAGTAGGCAAAGCAAAAATTGCCCTATACGATATGAATGGGAAAAAACTTCATTCACGATCGGTGAAAGCAAAAGAGGACATCAGGGTTCCATATGACCTGAGCGGACTTCCTTGCGGAGAATACCAAGTAATGATTTCTACTGACAATGAAGAAGTGATTTACACAGTGGAGACAGTAGAGAAAGAAGAGACGGCACCAATAGTATATCCATTGATGGCTTATGGTAAAAAAGTAGACAACAATACTATTAATCTCTTGGTGATAGGATTAGAAGAAGCTGGAGTAGAGGTGAAAATTAGGAGAGTATCCGATGGTAAACTAGTTCATAGGGAAATGGTTAACCAGCCTGAAGGCTTTCGAAAGAACTACAAACTGAATGGAGTTCAACCTGAGGATGTTTACCTTGAAGTAACCGACATTAAAGGCAGAACACGTAATATTTACATTTGAATTCTAAACCAATCACTTGCACTTGCTCCCCAACCCTGAATCATTTGATTTGGGGTTTTTTCTTTTGCCACATACGATCATAACACTCATAGTTTATGCCATAGATATAGACTTGCTTTATTAGGTAGACCGGTCGCTTTATGGATTTTCAGTGATCATTTTTCACCACAAAAGAAACAAAGTACATAAAGTGCTAAGACCAAAGTTCCACTGTCTTTCAGACCTGATCATCGGCATGGCTGCCGGTAAGCTTTTTTGCGTTTGGTAACAGCTTGAATGTCGACAAGGAGACAAAACGGAAGGGAGACATCCACTTTCACTTTCTTTAGTTCTAACCATTTATTTTATGAATGTGATCAAACAAACCGTTGGAGTAGATGTAGCCCAGAAGGAATTGGTCTGTGTAGTTGGGGTCCTTCTTGATGATTTTAGTGTATCTCTGAAAGCCAGAAAAGCGTTCGCAAACAACATGTCAGGATTTAAGGCTTTTCTCAAGTGGGCAAAGTCATTTACCGAAGCATCCCTAGACCTAACAGCAGTATTAGAAGCAACGGGAGTTTACCATGAGAAATTCGTCCACTGGTTGGTGGGACAAGAGCAGCAGGTTGCCATCGTTCTGCCCAACAAAATCAGTAATTACATGCGGACGTTATCCATCAAGACCATTACAGACAATACCGCCGCTGAAGCCATCGCCCAGTTTGGTCTTGAAAGTAAACTAGAGACCTGGACTCCACCAAAACCCATCTTTAGAAAACTTAAACAGCTTACCCGGGAAAGAGACCAGACCGTCTGTGAAAGGGTTGTTGTCGCCAATCAACTGCATGCCGAAAATGCAGAGGCTTTTTCGAATGCCAATAGCCTAAAACGACTAAAGGCCCGAAAAGCATTACTTAATAAACAGGAAAAGGAAATCAAGAAGGAAATCCATTTATTGGTTAAGTCCGATCCAAATCTGGAGGAGAACATCAGTTATATGACTTCAATTCCAGGTGTGGGGGAATTAACAGCAGTAATTGCTTTAGCATAAACAAACGGGTTTGAGCTGGTCATGAACAAACGGCAGCTAGTCAGCTACGCAGGCTTGGATATAAGAGAAAAACAGTCCGGAACTTCCGTCAAAGGGAAACCCAAAATCTCTAAAAAAGGAAATAGACACCTTCGCAAATCAGTGCATTTACCAGCTCTCTGTGCCATCAAGAATTGTTCGTTATACAAGAATAACTTTGCGAGACTAGTCGGAAGACACGGTATAAAAATGAAAGCTGTCGTGGCTGTTCAGCGAAAAATCCTAGAGTTGATGTACATCCTGTATAAAACCAAAACAGTCTTTGAGCTGGAGTATGAACTAAAAAAGGAGCAACAACCTGATGCTGCTACTCCTTTAACAGTCTAGCTTATGCTGACTTGGAAATTAAATTTAAGAAAATATCGATTTCTAATAGGGTTTTAACACAGAATCTATGTGGTAAAACTATTCAAACCACATAGGATCATAGGACTCATAGTTTTTGCCATAGGTATAGATTTGCTCTATTAGGTAGACAGGTCGCTTTATGACTTTTCAGGGATCATTTTTCACCACAAAAGGAACAAAGTACATAAAGTGCTAAAACCAAAGGCCCACTGTCTTTCAGATCTGATCATCGTTATGTCCGCTGTTAGTATTATCACTACCGGACTTCAATAACCCTTTCCGTGAGTGAGCTCACAGAGGCCAAGAAATTAACCACTCTTCTAGTCAGCTCAGCTCTATGTTTTTCTATTTGGTTAAAAAAAGCTTTACCACATAGGCAAGCAACTATTGATGTTTTATGCCGGTGAAAGCCTACCGGCTTGAAATATTTGGTCTTAAAAAAAATCATAATCACTGACAAAGTGAAAGTGTAGGTTCTAAAAATCCCTATTTTTGATTTGAATTAAACCCTAAACTATAGACCCCATGTTTGGACTGCCCCGAACTTTTTTCACAGAAGAGCATGAACTTTTCAGAGCTAGCGTAAGAGATTTTATAGCAAAAGAGATATCCCCATACAACTCACAGTGGGAGAAAAATAAGATGGTATCCCGGGAAAGCTGGCTAAAACTGGGGGAAAACGGCTTTTTAGGGATACAGGCACCGGAGCGACTTGGTGGCATGAATATTCAGGATTTCAGATACAACGCTATTTTTATAGAAGAACTAGGCCTGAGTGGCTGTTCGGCGCCGGCCATAGGATATCCGCTTCACAGCGATATAGTGATGCCCTATATCTTGCATTATGGGACAGAAAATGTCTTGGAAAAGTACATTCCGAAAATGATTGCCGGAGAATATATAGGCGCTGTGGCGATGACGGAAGCCGGTGCAGGAAGTGATTTGCAGGGAATTAGGGCAAGTGCCACCGATCAAGGGGATTATTATTTGGTGAATGGAAGCAAGACTTTCATTACCAATGGCTATCTGTCTGATGTAGTTGTAGTTGCGGTGAAGACCGATCCCAAGAAAGGAGCAAAGGGAATCAGCTTGCTTCTTCTGGACAATACGATGGAAGGATACACTAAAGGACGTCCATTTGATAAAGTAGGATTGCATGCCCAGGACACCTGCGAACTCTTTTTTGAAGATGTGAGAGTTCCTAAGGAGAACCTGCTTGGTAAGGAAGGCGAAGGCTTCAAATATTTGATGACTGAGTTGGCACAGGAGCGCCTGGTGGTTGCACTGGCTGCGGTGGCGCTGGGAGAGTATATGCTTCAGGAAACTATCAAGTATGTCAAAGAGCGAAAGGCTTTCAACCAAGCGATAGCTGATTTTCAGAATACCCGGTTCAAATTGGCAGAGATGTGCGCATCGCTTGAGCAGGGCAGAATTTATTGTGACTATTTAGTTCAGCTGCATAATGATGGCAAATTGGACTCTGCTATGGCTTCTGCGGCCAAATACAATATGACCGAACTGCAATGTAAAGTAGCTGATGAATGTGTGCAGCTGCATGGAGGCTACGGCTATATGTGGGATTATGGAGTAGCCCGGGCATATGCCGATGCGAGAGTACAGCGGATTTATGCAGGTACAAATGAGATAATGAAGGAGCTTATCGCAAGAAAAATTTTGAAATAGTAGAAAAAGCTTTTGACCTAAGCCAATATTTTGATTAATTAAACAAAAATAGATTAACCCAATAATAACCTATATCATGAAGGATTTCCCCTGGTTTAAACATTATCCGGCTTCTGTGCCAAAGGAAGTGGATTGTACCGCCTATTCCAGTGTGACAGAGCTTTTCGAGGAAAGCGTGAAAAAATATGGTGATGCCGTGGCGTATGAATGCATGGGGAAAACGATGTCATATAACACCCTTGATAAGTTGAGTGAGGATTTTGCTTCCTATCTGACTCAGGTTTTACGGTTGAAAAAAGGTTCCCGGATTGTGATTCAAATGCCAAATACGCTTCAATATCCTGTGGCGATGTTTGGTGCTCTCAGGGCAGGAATGATCGTGGTGAATACCAACCCCTTGTACACTCCTTCAGAAATGAAGCATCAATTCAAGGACTCAGGAGCTGAGTTGATTATTATAGTAGCCAATTTTGCCAAAAATCTGGAAAAAATCAAACATGAAATACCAGCCAAGCACATACTAATTACCGGACTGGGGGATTTACTCGGCGGACTAAAAGGTATGGTAGTTAACCTTGTGGTCAAATACATTAAGAAGATGGTTCCGGCTTACGATATTCCCCAGGCGGTTTCCTTTAAGTCAGCTTTAGCTCAAGGTGCGGGTCACAAATTCAAGCCGGTGGAACTCACCTTGCAGGATACGGCATTTCTTCAATACACCGGAGGCACAACAGGCGTTTCCAAAGGTGCTGAATTGACACATGGAAATATTGTAGCCAATATGCAGCAAATCTCCGCTTGGATGAAACCCAGACTGAAGGAGAGCGAGGAGATTGTAATTACTGCTTTGCCATTGTATCATATTTTTGCACTGACGGTAAACTGTCTGGCCATGCTCAAAATAGGTGCGCATAATCTCCTGATTACCAATCCCCGCGACATGCCGGCGTTTTGTAAGGAATTGTCCAAAAAGAAATTTACGGTTTTCACGGGAGTGAATACGTTATTTAATGGATTACTTAACCAAGAGGCATTTAAGTCTCTTGATTTTAGTGCGTTAAAAATAGCAGTAGGGGGAGGGATGGCTGTGCAGAAGGCTACGGCTGAAAAATGGATGGCTGTGACAGGAACCCCGTTGGCCGAAGGCTATGGGCTTACCGAAACTTCACCTGTGGCTTCCTGCAATCCCATCGATGGTACCGAAAGAAATGGGACTATAGGCATTCCCCTTCCCAACACGGAGTTTAAGGTGATCGATGACGAAGGCAATACACTTGCTGTAGGTGAACGGGGAGAGTTATGCATCAAGGGACCTCAGGTGATGAAGGGTTATTGGAATAAACCTAAAGACACCGCAGAGGTAATGATGGGGGAATGGTTCAAATCTGGAGATATCGGTGTGATGGACGGGGATGGTTTTACCAAAATTGTGGATAGGAAAAAGGAGATGATTTTGGTCTCCGGTTTCAACGTATACCCAAATGAAGTGGAAGACGCCATTGCATCCTATCCGGGGGTTTTGGAAGTGGGGGTGATCGGCGTTCCGGATGATAGATCTACCGAGCGAGTAGTGGCTTACCTGGTGGTAAAGGATAAGACTATTGCAGAGGAACAAATTATTGCCCACTGCCACGAATCATTGACTAACTATAAATGTCCGAAAGAGGTATACTTTGTAGATGAATTGCCGAAGTCCAATGTGGGCAAGATTCTTAGAAGAAAGATAAAGGAAGCGCATTTGGAGAAAATAAAAGGCTGACAAATGCCGGCAAAGTTGCGAAATTGAGAAAAAATACCCTGTACAGGGTATTTTTTTGTTTCCGGGGACTGGTATATTGCAAATAACTAGATAGTTACCTCCAGTTGGGGCTAGGTAAGTTTCAACCGGATGTGCTGGAAGGCGATAAATCCAATCCATCTGCACGATGAAGAAGTCAGCTACATCCGGTCCTTTGGGACGCAAAGAATTTTTGAAAACAATGGGACTCGGGGGAGTATCGCTGATCCTGCCCGGGATGGTGCCGAAGCCCAACTTGGTATCGGGGATTATATCCCAACCCATCAAGATCTATGACAACTACCTGCGTGGAGTCCAGTATTACGGGTTGGGAAAATACCTAGCCGAACTTAACGTAGGTGATGGAGTAAGTTTCACAAGATTTCCGGAACATGAGTATGATCGCTTTGCAGTGGGAGTGATCTGGCAGGGGCATTTTCTGGGCTACTTGCCGGCTTACGAAAATATTGTCTTGGCCAATCTGTTGGATGCCGGAGTCCGACTAAGCGGGATGGTTACATCCAAGCATTCACTTCAGGAAGTAGGAATAGGCATATGGGCAGAACTGATCACCTCGGGATCCGGTAACGGTTCCAACCTTAGTGACACAGCTGCGGATGAGGTGGGAGATTGGTATAGGAGGTGAAAAAAGACGACCTCGATAAATTGCTTTACCGAGGCCCCCTTGAATGTTTTCACAACGGAATAATCCTTATTGTGAATTGCTTCAAATCAGCATTAAATGTATAGAATAAATATAAATACTCAAAGGATATGAAAAAGATTTTAGGATTGGATTTGGGGACGACCTCACTTGGTTGGGCTTTTATTCATGAGCCGGAGAAAGAAGTCAAAGGAAGCCAGATCATAGATATGGGGGTTAGAATTGTTCCTTTAACTTCTGATGAAGAAAACGATTTCTCAAAAGGGAATAATATTTCAATCAATGCAGATAGAACATTAAAGAGAGGGGCAAGAAGAAATTTACAAAGGTATAAGCAAAGGAGGAATGCCTTAATTGAAATCTTCAAAAATGAAAAACTAATACCATCAAATTTTCAATATGCAGAGGATGGTTCATCATCTACTTTTTCAACACTAAAACTTCGATCGGATGCCGCTAATGAAAGGATTGAATTAGAGGATTTTTTTACGGGTGTTACTGCAATTGAACAAAAAGAGAGGATATAAAAGTAGTAGAAAAGCAAAGTCAGAAGAGGATGAAGGGCAAGCAATTGATAGTATGGGAATTGCCAAGGAGCTTTATGAAAATGGCTTGACTCCAGGTCAATGGGTTTACCAAGCTTTAAAATCAGGGAGAAAGAATATTCCCGACTTTTATCGTTCAGACCTTCAGGATGAGTTTAAAAGAATTGCAAGTCATCAATCAGAGTACTATCCAGATATTCTGAATGATGTATTCATAAAGGATTGGATGGGGAAGGCTGCAACTCCGACCAAACAGTTTTTTAATAAGAGAGGAATCCAATTAGCAGAAAATAAGGGGAAAAGAGATGAAAGAAAGCTTCAAGAATATCTATGGAGGTCAACGGCAATCAATTCCAAACTGGAACTTTCTGAAATAGCCTTTATACTATCCCAAATCAATTCACAAATAAGTAATTCAAGTGGATACCTCGGCGCAATAAGTGATAGAAGTAAAGAATTGTATTTTAATAAGCTGACTGTCGGTCAATATCTCTATAGTCAAGTACACGAAAATCCACACACTCGATTAAAAGGTCAAGTATTCTACAGACAAGATTATTTGGATGAATTTGAGAGATTATGGAGTGTCCAAACACAATTCCATTCGGAGTTAAAAGAAGGGTTTAAAAAACAGGTGAGGGATGTGATTATTTTTTATCATAGACCATTAAAATCTCAGAAGCATTTAATAAGTGAGTGTGAGTTTGAAAAGCATCATAAGGTAACACCTAAATCGCATCCCTGCTTTCAAGAGTTCAGAATTTGGCAAAATTTGAATAACCTGGTCTTAATTAAGAAGGACAATCCCAATGAGAAATTTGAATTAGCATTAGAAGATAGACTTGCTTTAGCTGAAGAGTTGACATTTAAAAAGGATTTATCTCAAAGCGATGCATTGAAATTGATGAACCTTAAGCCTAGTGAATGGGAGCTGAATTTTCAAAAATTAGAGGGGAATAGAACAAATCACACTTTTTTTGAAGCTTTTGCAAGAATTTTGGAAATAGAAGACGGAGAATCTATTGATTTGGCTAAAATGAAAGCTGATGATATCTTGGATCAGTTTTCTG contains:
- a CDS encoding AMP-binding protein, whose amino-acid sequence is MKDFPWFKHYPASVPKEVDCTAYSSVTELFEESVKKYGDAVAYECMGKTMSYNTLDKLSEDFASYLTQVLRLKKGSRIVIQMPNTLQYPVAMFGALRAGMIVVNTNPLYTPSEMKHQFKDSGAELIIIVANFAKNLEKIKHEIPAKHILITGLGDLLGGLKGMVVNLVVKYIKKMVPAYDIPQAVSFKSALAQGAGHKFKPVELTLQDTAFLQYTGGTTGVSKGAELTHGNIVANMQQISAWMKPRLKESEEIVITALPLYHIFALTVNCLAMLKIGAHNLLITNPRDMPAFCKELSKKKFTVFTGVNTLFNGLLNQEAFKSLDFSALKIAVGGGMAVQKATAEKWMAVTGTPLAEGYGLTETSPVASCNPIDGTERNGTIGIPLPNTEFKVIDDEGNTLAVGERGELCIKGPQVMKGYWNKPKDTAEVMMGEWFKSGDIGVMDGDGFTKIVDRKKEMILVSGFNVYPNEVEDAIASYPGVLEVGVIGVPDDRSTERVVAYLVVKDKTIAEEQIIAHCHESLTNYKCPKEVYFVDELPKSNVGKILRRKIKEAHLEKIKG
- a CDS encoding thioesterase family protein, whose protein sequence is MFEFNPERHYPKETESRVLIRFQDCDPLRHLNNAKYFDYFFNAREDQVPKLYGVEMMDFIKKYQAAWVIYNHNISYVKPAMVGEWVRIKSRIIWHNHNTVVLEYYMMDDSETQLKTLLWTTMRYVTLAEGKSTDHTGAVNEFLTATSMNLDISGIQIKDRVKSVTQELRKY
- a CDS encoding transposase, with translation MNKRQLVSYAGLDIREKQSGTSVKGKPKISKKGNRHLRKSVHLPALCAIKNCSLYKNNFARLVGRHGIKMKAVVAVQRKILELMYILYKTKTVFELEYELKKEQQPDAATPLTV
- the pncA gene encoding bifunctional nicotinamidase/pyrazinamidase: MGMNLKNSVLLIIDVQNDFLPGGALAVNQGDEVVSVINALQEEFDFIVATQDFHPADHGSFAANHPDKNPGEVIELNGLTQVLWPIHCVQGSEGAEFHEELNPIKWKAIFQKGKNPGVDSYSGFFDNARRGDTGLGDFLQNEGIMNVFVTGLAQDYCVKFTALDSVSLGFNTYLITDATRAVNLNPKDGDLALEEMKNAGVKLIESTAILD
- a CDS encoding transposase, with amino-acid sequence MNVIKQTVGVDVAQKELVCVVGVLLDDFSVSLKARKAFANNMSGFKAFLKWAKSFTEASLDLTAVLEATGVYHEKFVHWLVGQEQQVAIVLPNKISNYMRTLSIKTITDNTAAEAIAQFGLESKLETWTPPKPIFRKLKQLTRERDQTVCERVVVANQLHAENAEAFSNANSLKRLKARKALLNKQEKEIKKEIHLLVKSDPNLEENISYMTSIPGVGELTAVIALA
- a CDS encoding acyl-CoA dehydrogenase family protein, translated to MFGLPRTFFTEEHELFRASVRDFIAKEISPYNSQWEKNKMVSRESWLKLGENGFLGIQAPERLGGMNIQDFRYNAIFIEELGLSGCSAPAIGYPLHSDIVMPYILHYGTENVLEKYIPKMIAGEYIGAVAMTEAGAGSDLQGIRASATDQGDYYLVNGSKTFITNGYLSDVVVVAVKTDPKKGAKGISLLLLDNTMEGYTKGRPFDKVGLHAQDTCELFFEDVRVPKENLLGKEGEGFKYLMTELAQERLVVALAAVALGEYMLQETIKYVKERKAFNQAIADFQNTRFKLAEMCASLEQGRIYCDYLVQLHNDGKLDSAMASAAKYNMTELQCKVADECVQLHGGYGYMWDYGVARAYADARVQRIYAGTNEIMKELIARKILK
- a CDS encoding HIRAN domain-containing protein — translated: MKKSATSGPLGRKEFLKTMGLGGVSLILPGMVPKPNLVSGIISQPIKIYDNYLRGVQYYGLGKYLAELNVGDGVSFTRFPEHEYDRFAVGVIWQGHFLGYLPAYENIVLANLLDAGVRLSGMVTSKHSLQEVGIGIWAELITSGSGNGSNLSDTAADEVGDWYRR
- a CDS encoding nicotinate phosphoribosyltransferase — translated: MKITKDLYQGSLALLTDFYQLTMAYAYWKSGKAEQEAVFNLFFRKHPFQGGFTIAAGLDYIVDYCKNFQFSKEDLAYLATMKGKNDEVLFESGFLDYLRDMKFSCDIDAVEEGTVVFPNTPLVRVKGPLIQCQLLETPLLNIINFQSLIATKAARINLAAKGEPILEFGLRRAQGIDGGLAASRAAYIGGCASTSNVMAGKLFGIPVSGTHAHSWIMSFDTEIEAFEAYADAFPDQSVFLVDTYDTINGIKNAIKIGNALRSRGKEMVGIRIDSGDLAYFSNVAREMLDEAGFPDAKIVASNDLDEHIITSLKGQESSINVWGVGTKLVTAFDQPALGGVYKLSAIRDEKGVWVPKIKLSQQSLKINIPGLHTVKRFFSKGKAVSDMIYLEAQELNPQAALIIDPNDPTRRKRMMPAFYQEEILLKPIFDQGKLVYALPTITQIRDRVQKQLDSLDKTHKRLVNPHLYPIGLEENLHHLRMELVLKAKQVDNGNESEK